GTCGAGGCGCTCGAGGCGCTGACCGGACGCCGCGCGGCGCCGCTGATGCTCAGCGCCGACATGGTGCGCACGCTGCATGCGTCGGGCATCGAGATCGGCGCGCACACGGTGTCGCACCCGATCCTGACCAGCCTGTCCGACGCCGATGCCGACACCGAGATCACGGCCAGCAAGCAAGCGCTGGAAGCGATCATCGACGCGCCGGTGCGCTATTTCGCCTATCCGAACGGCAAAGCCGGGCTCGACTTCGACGCGCGGCACATCGCGATGGTGCGCCAGGCCGGCTTCGCCGCCGCGTTCTCGACCGCGCCCGGCCCGGTCACCGCGAGCCAGGACATGTTCACGCTGCCGCGCTCGCGGCCGTGGGATTCCAGCACCTTCTTCTACATGCTGCGCCTGCTGCGCTGGCTGGCCGGCTAGCGCGCCGCCGCCAGAGCACCGCCCCCGATTCGTATCCCAGGAAGCCTTCGATGCCAAACAGGAATCACGCCACACCCCCGGTCCCCCACGAGGCGCCCGCGCACGCCGCGCCGCCGGGACTTGCCGCCCATGCCGGCGCCCATGACGCCGCCGGCGCCGACGCAACGCGGCCCGGGGTGCTGCTGGTGGCCTTCCATTTTCCGCCGCAGCGCGGCAGCAGCGGCATCCAGCGCACGCTGAAGTTCGCCCAGCACCTGCCCCAGCTCGGATGGAAGCCGGTGGTGCTGTCGGCGCACCGGCGCGCCTACCGCAACAGCAGCGACGACCAGATGGGCGACGTGCCGCGCGACCTGGTGGTGCAACGCGCCTTCGCGCTCGATTCCAGCCGCCACCTGGCGTTTCGCGGCCGCTACCTGCGCCTGATGGCGCTGCCCGACCGCTGGATCAGCTGGCTGCTGGGCGCGGTCCCGGCCGGCATCCGGCTGATCCGCGCGCACCGGCCGCGCGCGATCTGGTCGACCTATCCGATTCCCACCGCGCACCTGATCGGCTACCTGCTCCAGCGCTGGTCCGGGCTGCCGTGGATCGCCGACATGCGCGATCCGATGACCGAAGAGAATACGCCGGAAAACCGCATGGCCTGGCATGCCTACCGCTGGGTGGAACGCCTCACGGTGCGCAACTGCACCCGGCTGGTGTTCACCACCCCCGGCGCGCTGGCCCTGTATCGGGCGCGCTATCCGGAACTGCCGGCCGCGCGTTTCCGCCTGATCGAGAACGGCTACGACGAGGACGACTTCGTGCGCGCCACCCAGCACTACGACCCGGCCGCGCGCGCCGAGAAAGGTCCGCTGGTGCTGCTCCACAGCGGCATCATCTATCCGCTCGAACGCGATCCGACGCCGATGCTGGCGGCGTTGGGGGAATTGCGGCGCGAAGGCCTGGTCGATCCCGGGAGCCTGCGCGTGGTGCTGCGCGCCGCGGTGCACGAAGCCTTGCTGGGACGCCTGATCGACGAGTTCGGCCTGCACGGCCTGGTGGAGCTGGCGCCGCCGATCCCGTACCGCGCGGCGCTGGCGGAAATGCTCGATGCGGACGGCCTGCTGGTGATGCAGGCAGCGCACTGCAATGCCCAGATTCCGGCCAAGATCTACGAATACATGCGCGCCCGGCGCCCGATCCTGGCGCTGACCGATCCGGCCGGCGACACCGCCGCCACGATGCGCGGCGCGGGCATGAACACCATCGCCCGCCTCGACGACAAGGACGACATCAAGGCCGGCATCATGCGCTTCGTCGGCCTGCTGCGCGACGGCACGGCGCCGCTGCCGCCGGCCAACGCCAGCCAGCTCTACTCGCGCCGCTCGCGCAGCGCGCAGCTGGCGGCGCTGCTCGACGAGGTGGTGGCGGAGCATGCCCGCCAGGGGTGAATCAGGATCGGCCCGGTGGCCGCGCGGCCAGCTGTTCCGGGCTCGAATAGATCGTGATGCCCTGCCCGGCCAGGCGCTCGAGGTGGTCGAAGAAGGCGCGCCCCGGGATGACCCAGGCCTGCGCCGCGCCGACCGCGCCGTTCGTCTTCAGCCCGGCCAGTTCGAACTCGCGCTGGAAATAATCGCGCAGGTCGCCCCGGCCCGGATGGTCGATGCGGTTCGCGGTCGCCGCCGCGGTGAACGGCCGTACCGGCACGTCCCATGACTGGCCGTGCCGGTCGCGGCAAGGCAGGCGGTAGGTGCGCTGTTCCCAGATCGCGGCCGGGAAGGCCTCGCCCAGCGCGTCTTCGAGCACGTGGTAGAAGGTCACCGGTCCCATCGAGATGCCCAGGCCCAGCACCTTGGCGCCGTCGAGTTCGACGAAGCGCTGCCACGGCGAGCCGGCGCCGAAGATCGACGGCGCATGGTGGTGGCCTTCGGTGAGCCAGGCCGCATGGCGCCCCCAGGCTGCCACCGAATGGGTCGGATGGACGCTGCGATGGGTGGCCGCCCCGGCCAGGAAAGTCTCGGGCAGGCGGCCCATATTGGTGCCGTGCACGCGCGGATCGAATACATAGCCTTCGAGCTCGCAGGTGGCGCGCACCGTGCCCGCTGGCAGGTAGTAAGTTGGCACCAGCAGCGTCCCCTGCGCGCCCAGCGCGTCCTGCAGGGCGCCGATCACGGCCGCGGCCCCGCCTTCCACATACCCCAGGCTCTTGAGCGAGGAATGCAGGAACACGGTATCGCCCGGCGCGATGCCCAGCGCCGCCAGGTCGCGCGCCAGCTCCGCGCGCGTCACATGGCGGCCGGTCTCGCGGATCCGCCGCTCGCTGCCGCGGCGGCGCACGGTTTCGAGGACCGACTTGAGCGCGCGCTTGAGCGGATCAAGCATGTTCGGTCCTGGCCACCAGTTCTTCTTCGAGCAGGTTGGCGTCGATGCAGAACTTGGCGGCCCAGTTCAGGTATTCCCATTTGCCGTAGTCGCCATCGACCGGGAACGAGCCCTTGATGCCGCCGACGGTGTCGGGCGGACCGTCGAAGCGCACCGTGCGCCGCACGAACGCGGTCAGCCTGCGGCCGACCTCGAGGTAGCGCTGCTCGCCCGTCAGGCGGTGCAGCAGGAACAGGCAATGCGCGATCTGCACCGAGCCGGTCAGGCAGACATAGTCGACCGCCGGCTTGAAGGCGCGGTCGAGGCGGCCGGCCAGGTAGCCGTCCGGGCCCACGGCCGGGAGCAGGCTGTCGGCGGTGCGGATCGCCGCCTGCAGCAGGTCGGCGCGGCCCGACAGCAGATGCGCTTCGAGCACGCCGCGCAGCACATAGCCGATGGTGTGCGTCAGCGGATGCTCGGGATCGTTGAGGCAGTTCGATGCGAACCAGCCGTTCGGCTGCTGCTTGCCCAGGGCCCAGTCGACCTGGCGCAGCCCGGCTGCGCCGTAGCCGTGGCCGGGCGCCACCCGTTCGGCCTCGAACAAGCCCCAGGCGACATGGGTTTCATAGGCTTTTTCGCCGGGCTTGGCGAACGGCGTCGCATGCTTGCGCCAGCAGCCGTCGTCGTCCAGCGAGTCGCGCAACCAGGCCGCGGCGCGGTGCATGGCGTCGAGGTAGCGCGGGTCCTGGTATTCGGCCGCGCCGGCGGCCAGCCCGATCAGGATCTGTCCGGTGTTGAAGGTGACCGGCACGCGCGGCATCGCATCGACCTTGCCGCCCTGGAAGCCGCCTTCCGGGAACTGGATCGCCACGCACCAGTCGAGCATGCGCCGTGCGCGCGCGTGCAGGTCGGGATCGTCGTTGCGGCGCGCCATCGCGATGATGGTCGGGATGATGTAGCCGGTGGTTTCCGGATACGACGTGGCCCAGCCCGTTTGCAGGCTGAAGTCGCGCGCGACGCCGCCATCCTGCGACGCCGAGCGGTCCTGCGCCCTGCACAGCCATTGCGTGCAGGCCGCGATCACCTTCTCGCGACCAGGGTCGTGCGGCGCCAGTCCGCGCCGGTCGGCCTGCAGTTCGGCCCGCGCGCCAGCCGTCAGTGGCGGCGCGGAAATCTTGTTCTTGAGTTGTTTGAGAAATTCGAGCACAGGGATCCTGAAGTGACGATAACGAGGGGTCGATCGGATTGGGTCGGGAACGCGTTCGCACCTGCAGATGCAAACTTAACGATTTTATAATGCCATAATTACATTCTTCTTTTTCTCTGTCAATTTCTCAAGTGCTCAGCCGGCGAGGCGCGGACGGCGCCGCAGACGCTGCGCCACCTCCATCACCAGGGTCCGGTTGCACACCAGGCTGAACAACACATACGCCACCATGCCGCTGGCGATCTCGAGCGCCAGCGCCACGGCCAGGTTGCTGCCGCCGCCGCCGAACCAGGCCAGCCTGACGCCCCATACAGCGCCATACATCGCGCCGGCCGCCGCCAGCGCCGGCGCCACGCGCCGCGCCACGTCGCGGGTCGGGATGCCGATCACGGCCAGCATGCGGCGCAGGTTGACGAACAACACCACGGGATAGGCGAACAGCCACGAATAGGCGACGCCGGCAATGCCCCAATGGCTGCCCACATAGAAGGCGATCGGCATCACCACGCAGCCCAGCGCGGCATTGCGCAGGGCGACGTCGGAACGTCCGATGGCATCGGTCACCGTGGGCAGGAAACCGACGATCATGCGGAACGGCATCACCAGGGTCAGGATCTGGAACGGCAGGACGGCGCCTTCCCATCCCGCTCCCAGCAGCACGGGGATCAGCTCGTAGGCGACGCAGGACATTCCCCACAGGACGGGGAACGCGATCGCGCTGACGTAGCCGATCGCCTTGAGCAGCTGGGCGCTGATGGCGGCGCGGTCGTGCTGGAAGCGCGCGGCGGCCGGGAACACGACCTGGTTCAGGATCGCCGAGACGCGCTGGACCGGCAGCGACGCCAGGTGCATCGCCACCGAATACAGGCCCAGCACATGGTCGCCCAGCAGGCGCCCGACGATGACCGCATCGGCCTGGGTAAACAGGAACCACAGCAGGCGCGAAGCCGTGATATTCCCGCCGAACATGACCAACTGGCGCATGCCGCCCAGCGAGAAATGGGGCCAGGCGGGGAACGGCGCCGCGCAGTTGAGCAGGACCGCCTTGGTGATCGAGGTGGCCAGCATGCCGGCCACCAGGGCCCATACGCCCTGGCCGGCGAGCGCCATGGCCAGGGTGACCACGCTGGCGGTCACCGCGGTCGCCAGTTCGATCAGGGAGCGCCACCGGTATTCCAGCTTGCGCTGCAGGATGACGTCCGGGATCACGCCGAACGGGATGATCAGGAACTGCAGCGACAGGCAGCGGATGACGGGCACCAGCCGCGGCTCGGCATAGAACGCCGCCACCAGCTCCGCGCACAGGTTCAGCAAGGCGCACAGCATGAGATTCACGCTCCACACGATGCCGTAGGCGCGCTGCATGGTTTGGCGCGTGATGTCGGTCTTCTGGACCAGGGCCGGGCCCAGGCCGACCTCGGCGAACATGGCCAGCAATGCCAGCAGCACGGTGGCCAGGGCCAGCAGGCCGTAGTCGGACGGCTCCAGCAGGCGCATGACCCAGATCGTGATGCCCCATGTGATGAGCTGGCTGCCGAGTTTCGCCCCGGCAGTCCATTTCAGGCCTCGTGTAATTTCGTTCTGCAGCTTCATGCTTCGTGCCTGCTCGTCATGCTGCTGGCCATCAGTCGGCCAGCGTCCGGGTCCAGTAACGGTGCAGCAAGGTCGGCGCCCGCAACTGGTGCAGGTAATCCTTGCCGCTCAGGCGCAGCGCCAGCATGAACAGCCTTACCCGCAGCGTGCCCAGGTATTGGCGGTTGAAGTCCGGGGCCAGCAGCTCGCGCGCATTGGCCAGCGCGGCCTGGATCCTGCGGCGCAGTTCGGCCGCGCCCATCTTGTCCCATTGATAGGTGGCTTCCTCCGGCAGCGGATGCGGGCACGGCACATGGCGCGGATAGGCCTGCCACGGCGTGCCGGCCACGGCCGGATTGAACTGCTGCAGCCACTGCACGTAGAACCCGTGGCGCAGGAAGGGATCGAAGGGCTCGCGCATCACGTCGGCCAGGAACTCGGCGTCGAAGAACGGCAATTCGAACTCGAGCCGGCCCAGGTCCATCGATTCGAAGTGGTTGAACAAATGGCGGCGCTGGTCGTTCATCATCAGGAACAGGTACCAGGCGCGGCCCGGATCGGCCGGCGCGAGCGCCTGCAGTTCGCTACGCACCCCTTGCATCATGAGGCTGTTCATCTCGCTGCCGACATGGGACTTGAACAGCTTGACCGACAGGCCGAGCCGGTTATAGGCGAAAAACTGCCGGATCGAGGCATCGACGTCGCCCGCGCGCAGGGAATCGACCATGTCCTGGTTCAGGTAGACATGGCCCAGGCCCACGCTGCCGCCGTCGCCCGACCACAGCACCCGCGGCCGGGCCGGCCCGGCCGCCGCGTACGCGGGCAGCTTGAGCCACTCGTGCACGGTGGCCTTGCTGTAGGGATCGCCTTCGACGACGGCGGTGCGCACCAGCGGCGTGTTGTGGGTACCGAGCCGGTCCGAGATCATCTTGCCCAGCACCTGGTCCTGGCTGCCCGGCGGGGCGTAGTTGGCCGTGAAGACGGCGGCGCCGGCGTCGCGCAGCTCGGCCACGATCACGCGCGAATCCAGGCCGCCGCTCAGGAAGGCCGCGGTCGCGCGGTCGGCCCCGAGCCGGATGCGCACCGCCTGGCGGAAGGTCCGGTGCAGGCGTTCGTGGGCCGGCAGGTCGGACGCGGAAGGCGGCATCGCCTCGTCCCAGCGCCAGTAGCGCGGGCGCCGCAGCTCGCCGCCGTCGGCGACCAGGTGCTCGCCCGCCAGCATCGAGAACACGTTCTCGTAGGGGGTGCGGTCGCCCAGCGCGAAACCGAAGGTCGCCGCCTCGGCGATGCCTTGCATGCCCAGCGTCTTCTTGCAGAACGGGACGGCTTCGATGATGCGCAGCGCCGTCGCGAACACGATGAAGTCCGGCGACACCCAGCAGTAGATCGGCCGCACGCCCGACTTGTCCGTCATCAGGTGCAGGCGCCGGGCGCCGGTGTCGTAGACGAAAGCGCAATACGTGCCGCGGCAGGCGCGCAGCGCGGCGTCGCCGTCGGCCGCGAGGTCGTGGGCGATGGCGGCCAGGCTGGCGTCGCGCGCCAGCGGCTCGGCCGCATCGGCCGGGTGCAGCAGGGGGGCGCCGGCGACGAAGGCCACGCTGCCCGCATCGGCGTGGCTGCCCTGGCCGCCCAGGGCGCCGATGTCGAGGGTCAGCAGCAATGCCCGGTCATCGGCGAATGCCTGGACGGCATCCGCATCGTCCGGATGGCGCGACATGGCCTGGCGCAACTGCTGCGCAAGACCCTCCGGAACCGGCCGATCGGGGCGGCGCGCATAAACCCCTGCGAAGATGGACATAACTTATCCTCAAGAAATGGATTTTGGAAATTATTGCATTTTACGCAGGTTTTTCCGTGCCCCCGGTGACGCTTGAAACGCCTTCTTGATCCGTTCGTCCCCGCGGTGTTGCAAGACAGGCATCGAAATCCTCGAAGGCGCCGAGGCGCGGCTGCTCGGGACGCGCCGCGCCGCACAGGTCGGGCACCGCCGCCGGCTGCGGGCTGCGCCCGGCCGGTGCATCGCGCCAGCGGAAATCGAAGGCCTGCGGCTCGCGGAACAGTGCACGCACCGGATGGCGGCCGAGGTAGAGGCTGGCCGCCGAACCGAACTGGTTGTCGCCCAGGCGCAGGAGGCCGCCATCGCGGCTGCGGATGATGCCGTCGACCAGGTTACCGTCGATCGTCGCGCTACTTTCGGGAAAACGCACGGTGATGCCGCCCGTGTCGACCAAGGTATTGTGCAGCAGGCTGCTGCGCGCCGCGGCGTTCAGGTAGATGCCGTCGTCCGAACACGAGGCCACCAGGTTGGCGCGCAGGATGCCGCCGGCCTGCTCGGTAATGCATTTTCCGTCACGGCAATATGCCTTGCCGGTGCCGCCACCGCCCAGCGACAGGCCAATGCGCTGTCCGCGCGCGCCGCGCAGCCGGTGTTCGCAGATGACGATATTCTGCTCGAACAGATTATCGGCGCCGCCACCCTTGGCAAAAGCGCCATAGCTGATCCGGTCACCCCCGGCCTTGATAAAATCAGTAATCAGATTGTGGCGAATGATCCAGTTATTGACGGTGACGAGATCGATGGGCGTTACTGGCCTGGTACTAATGCGCGCACTGTCATTACGCAAGGTATTCGATATGATTTCGCCATGGTCGGGATAACGCCCTTTTTCTGCATTGACCTTGAAATGGGCGTCGAAGTCCACAATCAGGTTATTGATTGAAGTAAAATGATGAGCATTGCCGACAACATGGAATGCATGTTCGCAGCGACTGCCTTTATGGCAGGCGCCAAAGACCGCCAGATTCTCGAAGCGCCAGAACGGTGCGCTCACCCTGAAACCCTCATTGGCATCGATATCGATCCGGACGCTGCCCGGCCGCTCGGCCCTGACGACGATCGGGGCGTGCGGGGCGCCGGGACGATAGGCGGGCACGACCCGGTCGACACGGTACCGGCCCGGCAGCAGCAGGATGCTGTCGCCCGGTAGCGCCGTGGCGATGGCGCGCACCATGGCGGCGCTGTCGGCCACCACCACCTGGCGGGAGGCCGGCGCCGGCATGGCTGGCGCCACCGGCTGCACCCCGACCACGCCATGCCAGTCGCGCCCGGGCAGGTCATGGCTCCCGCGGTCCAGCGCCAGCAACCACGTACTGGCCTGGCGGCCGATCAACTCGATCGCGGGATTGTGGCCGCTGGCGCGACGTTCTATATAGGGGCCGAGCGACCGCGGCGTGATTCCTTGCTGGTTCAGCCAATAGATGGCGCCTCCCAGGCAGAATATCGCCAGCAGGGCCAGCGCAAAAAGAAGACGGCGCATGTTAATCACTTGGAAACAGGTATTGCATAAAAGGACTCGGTGCTTTTAATTTTGTTAAAAGAATTAATTTCAATTCAATGGAATGATTGATAAAGCGAGCTCATGCATGGATAAACTTCCAATGAAATACGATGGTTAAATCAAGGAAGTATTTGTTTGCAACAATCTTGAACAATCAAACAATCAAATGTTGTTTTCCGGAATTTTGTGAATTTTTTTCGTTAGTAAAGTAAAATTTTTCCACACGTCAACTGATATTTCGCTGTAACCTGAATGTATCCATGCGGCACTATTTGTTTCCCGCTGATCTCCACCTTACATTCAATCATGCGAAATTCTACTTCAGTTGCTCCCGTAACAATTCTGTCGATCATCTGCGCAGCACTGGCCGGTTGCGGTGGTGGCGGTAGCGCGGACGCGCCGATCGCCAGCGCCGTGACCAGTGCCGAGGTCGTTACCTCCGTGCCGAACTCGATGTCCGGCACGGGCGAAGCCATCATCGGCAGCAAGGCTGCTCCCACTCTCATCCCGGACCGCGGGGCGCCACTGCCGACCGGCGGCAGCAAGACGAATACCGCGCCGTCGCGTTCGATCACCACGTTCCAGCTGACGAGCAGCGCCACGGCCGCGCAGTCGTCGGCAGCGGTCACCTTCGGCCAGGCATTCGCCCAGGGCGACGTGCGCAGCGGCGAAACCCTGGTCGGCAAGACCGCCGCCGGCGCCGCCATCCCGCTGCAGGTGAACGTCAAGGCGCGTCACCCCGACGGCTCGGTTCGTCACGCGATCATCACTGCCCAATTGCCGAGCAGCGCACCGAAACAAAGCGAAACCATCACGCTGTCCACCGCCACCGCCACCGCCCCGGCCGCGGCGGCAACGCCGGCCGCCCTGCTGGGCGCCGGCTTCACCGCGGGTTTCACCGCGACGATCGGCGGCGTGCGCTATACGGCATCGGCGGACGAGATGCTGAAATCCGGTAAGTACACCGTGTGGCTGAACGGCCCGCTCGCCAACGAGTGGATCGTCGGTGCGCCGCTGAAAACCGCCGACGGCGTGCCGCATCCCCATCTTACCGCGCGCTTCGCCATTCGTTCGTATGCGGGCAGCAACAACGCACGCGTGGACGTGACGGTCGAGAACGGCTGGGCATACGAGGCCGCGCCGCAGAACTTCACCTACGATGCGCAGGTGCTGGTCGGCGGACAGCCGGTCTATACGCAGAACGCCCTGGAACACTACCACCACGCCCGCTGGCGCAAGGTGTACTGGTGGGGCACCGAGCCGAAGCTCGAGATGCGCCACAACACGGCTTACCTGATCGCCAGCAAGGCCTTGCCGAACTACGACCAGTCGCTGGTGATCAAGGAAGCGACGATCGCTTCGTGGTCCAAGCGCTGGACGACCGGCAACACCGCGCCGATGCAGGCCGGCGTCGGCCAGCCTTACATGCCGACGACCGGTGCGCGCAGCGACATCGGCCTGATGCCGGCCTGGAACGCCCTGTACCTGCTCAGCATGGACCAGCGCCTGAAGGATATCTCGCTGGGCATGTCGACCCTCGCCGGCAGCTGGTCGGTTCACTACCGCAACAAGCAGACCGACCGTCCGGTGACGCTGGCCGAATACCCGTACATCACCGTGATCGGCAATGCGCCGGACACGAAGAACCCGAAGACCCAGCAGCGCGAAGCCTTCCCGGCCTGCCCGGCAACGCTGTGCAAGACCCCGATGGTGGCCGACACCTCGCACCAGGCCGCCTTCT
This portion of the Telluria beijingensis genome encodes:
- a CDS encoding lipopolysaccharide biosynthesis protein yields the protein MKLQNEITRGLKWTAGAKLGSQLITWGITIWVMRLLEPSDYGLLALATVLLALLAMFAEVGLGPALVQKTDITRQTMQRAYGIVWSVNLMLCALLNLCAELVAAFYAEPRLVPVIRCLSLQFLIIPFGVIPDVILQRKLEYRWRSLIELATAVTASVVTLAMALAGQGVWALVAGMLATSITKAVLLNCAAPFPAWPHFSLGGMRQLVMFGGNITASRLLWFLFTQADAVIVGRLLGDHVLGLYSVAMHLASLPVQRVSAILNQVVFPAAARFQHDRAAISAQLLKAIGYVSAIAFPVLWGMSCVAYELIPVLLGAGWEGAVLPFQILTLVMPFRMIVGFLPTVTDAIGRSDVALRNAALGCVVMPIAFYVGSHWGIAGVAYSWLFAYPVVLFVNLRRMLAVIGIPTRDVARRVAPALAAAGAMYGAVWGVRLAWFGGGGSNLAVALALEIASGMVAYVLFSLVCNRTLVMEVAQRLRRRPRLAG
- a CDS encoding glycosyltransferase, producing MPNRNHATPPVPHEAPAHAAPPGLAAHAGAHDAAGADATRPGVLLVAFHFPPQRGSSGIQRTLKFAQHLPQLGWKPVVLSAHRRAYRNSSDDQMGDVPRDLVVQRAFALDSSRHLAFRGRYLRLMALPDRWISWLLGAVPAGIRLIRAHRPRAIWSTYPIPTAHLIGYLLQRWSGLPWIADMRDPMTEENTPENRMAWHAYRWVERLTVRNCTRLVFTTPGALALYRARYPELPAARFRLIENGYDEDDFVRATQHYDPAARAEKGPLVLLHSGIIYPLERDPTPMLAALGELRREGLVDPGSLRVVLRAAVHEALLGRLIDEFGLHGLVELAPPIPYRAALAEMLDADGLLVMQAAHCNAQIPAKIYEYMRARRPILALTDPAGDTAATMRGAGMNTIARLDDKDDIKAGIMRFVGLLRDGTAPLPPANASQLYSRRSRSAQLAALLDEVVAEHARQG
- a CDS encoding AAC(3) family N-acetyltransferase, producing the protein MLDPLKRALKSVLETVRRRGSERRIRETGRHVTRAELARDLAALGIAPGDTVFLHSSLKSLGYVEGGAAAVIGALQDALGAQGTLLVPTYYLPAGTVRATCELEGYVFDPRVHGTNMGRLPETFLAGAATHRSVHPTHSVAAWGRHAAWLTEGHHHAPSIFGAGSPWQRFVELDGAKVLGLGISMGPVTFYHVLEDALGEAFPAAIWEQRTYRLPCRDRHGQSWDVPVRPFTAAATANRIDHPGRGDLRDYFQREFELAGLKTNGAVGAAQAWVIPGRAFFDHLERLAGQGITIYSSPEQLAARPPGRS
- a CDS encoding right-handed parallel beta-helix repeat-containing protein, whose protein sequence is MVRAIATALPGDSILLLPGRYRVDRVVPAYRPGAPHAPIVVRAERPGSVRIDIDANEGFRVSAPFWRFENLAVFGACHKGSRCEHAFHVVGNAHHFTSINNLIVDFDAHFKVNAEKGRYPDHGEIISNTLRNDSARISTRPVTPIDLVTVNNWIIRHNLITDFIKAGGDRISYGAFAKGGGADNLFEQNIVICEHRLRGARGQRIGLSLGGGGTGKAYCRDGKCITEQAGGILRANLVASCSDDGIYLNAAARSSLLHNTLVDTGGITVRFPESSATIDGNLVDGIIRSRDGGLLRLGDNQFGSAASLYLGRHPVRALFREPQAFDFRWRDAPAGRSPQPAAVPDLCGAARPEQPRLGAFEDFDACLATPRGRTDQEGVSSVTGGTEKPA
- a CDS encoding asparagine synthase-related protein is translated as MSIFAGVYARRPDRPVPEGLAQQLRQAMSRHPDDADAVQAFADDRALLLTLDIGALGGQGSHADAGSVAFVAGAPLLHPADAAEPLARDASLAAIAHDLAADGDAALRACRGTYCAFVYDTGARRLHLMTDKSGVRPIYCWVSPDFIVFATALRIIEAVPFCKKTLGMQGIAEAATFGFALGDRTPYENVFSMLAGEHLVADGGELRRPRYWRWDEAMPPSASDLPAHERLHRTFRQAVRIRLGADRATAAFLSGGLDSRVIVAELRDAGAAVFTANYAPPGSQDQVLGKMISDRLGTHNTPLVRTAVVEGDPYSKATVHEWLKLPAYAAAGPARPRVLWSGDGGSVGLGHVYLNQDMVDSLRAGDVDASIRQFFAYNRLGLSVKLFKSHVGSEMNSLMMQGVRSELQALAPADPGRAWYLFLMMNDQRRHLFNHFESMDLGRLEFELPFFDAEFLADVMREPFDPFLRHGFYVQWLQQFNPAVAGTPWQAYPRHVPCPHPLPEEATYQWDKMGAAELRRRIQAALANARELLAPDFNRQYLGTLRVRLFMLALRLSGKDYLHQLRAPTLLHRYWTRTLAD